From one Salinimonas iocasae genomic stretch:
- a CDS encoding PRTRC system ThiF family protein gives MSFITPTSFFNKTVRITVIGAGGTGSYLLSYLAQINYLLRMVGGEDCPLQVHVYDPDTVSETNVGRQNFWPMDIGMNKADVLVNRINMGFGTNWKSHAVAHDMKPSGRADIVMTCLDSAQARHSLGKASQDFYGGDTLWIDGGNGAKTGQVIMGHLGRRSQSRLPNLYDLYGDLLLDSPEESAPSCSHAESIRRQDFGVNHTTAFYMANLVWQMLRHGKVNYQGGFFDLEQGELNPIHPIPDVWAAFGYSGKKDDA, from the coding sequence ATGAGCTTTATCACTCCTACTTCATTTTTTAATAAAACCGTGAGAATCACTGTCATCGGTGCCGGTGGCACAGGCAGCTACTTGCTTAGCTACCTTGCACAAATAAACTATCTGCTACGCATGGTCGGTGGCGAAGACTGCCCCTTGCAGGTGCATGTATATGATCCCGATACCGTCAGCGAAACCAATGTAGGTCGGCAAAATTTCTGGCCTATGGACATTGGAATGAATAAGGCTGATGTGCTTGTTAACCGTATCAATATGGGTTTTGGCACCAACTGGAAATCACACGCGGTGGCTCATGATATGAAACCGTCCGGACGGGCTGACATTGTAATGACATGCTTAGACAGTGCCCAAGCAAGACACAGCTTAGGTAAAGCCTCTCAGGATTTTTATGGGGGCGATACACTCTGGATAGATGGTGGTAATGGAGCAAAGACCGGACAGGTCATTATGGGGCATTTGGGTCGCAGGTCACAAAGCCGCTTGCCTAATCTTTACGATCTGTATGGCGACCTGCTGCTTGATAGCCCCGAAGAATCGGCACCGTCATGCAGCCACGCTGAATCCATCCGTAGACAGGATTTTGGTGTTAACCATACCACAGCGTTCTACATGGCCAATCTTGTCTGGCAGATGCTCAGGCATGGCAAGGTAAACTATCAGGGCGGCTTTTTTGACCTTGAGCAGGGTGAGTTAAATCCTATCCATCCTATACCAGATGTTTGGGCCGCATTTGGTTACTCAGGCAAAAAAGACGACGCCTAA